The genomic interval TGCCGCCGTCGACCTGGTAGGCGGTCATCATGGTGTTGGTGGTGTCGCCGTACTGGTCGAAGGAGACCGGGCCGGTCACACCGTCGAACTTGACCTTGCCCATGGCGTCGAGCACCTTGGCGCGGGCGTCGTCGGGGAGCTTGCCGTCGTTCTCGGAGACGGCGAGCTTGACGGCCTCGATGATGGCCCAGGTGGCGTCGTAGGTGCCGCCCCCGTAGGCCTCGTAGGCGTCCTTGTAACCGGCGGTCTTGTAGTCCGCGATGAACTTCTTGGCGGAGTCGAGCTCTTCGACGGGCTTGCCGACGGAGGTGGCGATGTCGCCCTGGGCCTTCTTGTTGAGCTTGATGAAGTCGGCGCTGTACATGCCGTCGCCGCCCATGAGCGGGATCTGGACGCTGTCCTTGAGCTGCTGGCTCAGGGGCGCGCCGGCGGGGTACTCGCCGCCGTAGTAGACGGCCTTGGCGCCGGACTTCTTGACCTTGGTGACGACGGCGTTGAAGTCGCGGTCGTCGGGGTTGACGTGGTCGGCGCCGACGATCTTGCCGCCGAGGTCGGTGAAGGTCGCCTTGAAGGAGGCGGCGAGACCGGCGCCGTAGGGCTTCTGGTCGTCGATGAGGTAGACCTGCTTGATCTTCGCGTTGTTGTACAGGTACTTCGCGGCGAAGGCGCCCTGGATCTGGTCCGTGGTGGCGGTGCGGAAGTAGGTCTTGAAGGGGCGCTTCTTGTCGCCGGTCTTC from Streptomyces drozdowiczii carries:
- a CDS encoding branched-chain amino acid ABC transporter substrate-binding protein; amino-acid sequence: MLILTTVLTTGALTLTACGSRDDDNKSDGNGGSSNTTVVIGVDAPLTGDLSALGLGIKNSADLAAKTANKEKTVPGITFEVQPLDDQAQPSVGQQNATKFIDNKKVVGVVGPLNSGVSQSMQKPLNDAGLTQVSPANTGTELTQGDNWKTGDKKRPFKTYFRTATTDQIQGAFAAKYLYNNAKIKQVYLIDDQKPYGAGLAASFKATFTDLGGKIVGADHVNPDDRDFNAVVTKVKKSGAKAVYYGGEYPAGAPLSQQLKDSVQIPLMGGDGMYSADFIKLNKKAQGDIATSVGKPVEELDSAKKFIADYKTAGYKDAYEAYGGGTYDATWAIIEAVKLAVSENDGKLPDDARAKVLDAMGKVKFDGVTGPVSFDQYGDTTNTMMTAYQVDGGKWVSKLSEAYKP